Within the Alteromonas sp. M12 genome, the region TGTAAATAATTGCAGCAAAAGCAAAGGTATATGCCAAAATACTGGTGATATCGAAAAACTGAAAAAAGTTACCAAGTTGAAAACCAACACCGTTACTGCAGCCAACCAACTCCACAACTAATACAATTTTCCAAACTAACGCTAGTCCCGTTCTCGCTGCTGCTAAAAAATATGGATAGAGCTGTGGTAGATATACTTTTGTTAACGTTCGCTGCCAGGGTAATTGATAGACTTTCGCTACCTCCATCAGACTTTTATCGATGGCTTTTGCTCCCTCACGTAAAGTGACAGCAACATTGGGCGCTTTGTTCAAAATAACTGCTAACACTGCAGAAAATTCATTTAGCCCGAACCACATAAAGCACAAAATGATGGTGACCAGTGCAGGTATATTTAGGGCCAAAGTGAGTAGGCTATCCAGCCAAATATCAACCTTTTTGAAATAGCCCATGAGCAGACCAATAATCGAACCCA harbors:
- a CDS encoding ABC transporter permease; protein product: MISSGVTPVLDKATKPIQVKSKGFQGNTFIRIASLLLLLGLWQLSVWFFAVQMLPSPTAVFNALIEHIASNELPYHLGVTLQRVMFSFVIAMLLGSIIGLLMGYFKKVDIWLDSLLTLALNIPALVTIILCFMWFGLNEFSAVLAVILNKAPNVAVTLREGAKAIDKSLMEVAKVYQLPWQRTLTKVYLPQLYPYFLAAARTGLALVWKIVLVVELVGCSNGVGFQLGNFFQFFDITSILAYTFAFAAIIYTVEGLILRPWERKVTRWRKC